CAAGACGCAGACCTTCGGCACCATTACCAGCACCCAATCGAAGCAGCGCGCTCTGGGTTCGATGAATCTCCCAACGTCCCCCATCGGCGTAGAGAAATAAATGGATCAATCCTGTATCCGCCAACAGCGAGCCCAAGGCCTTCAAACCCGCCAGCGGATCTCGAAGGTGATGCAGAACGCCCACAGAATTGATGTAGTCGAAGGGGCCCTCGCCCTCCAGATCAAGCAGGCTGCGCTGCTCCTGTCGCAACACAGCCATCTGATCCGCAGCACCGGACCGCTTCAATCGTTCGCGGGCCACCTCAAGAGCTCCGGCACTGATATCCACCGCCAGAACCTGGGCTCCTGGATTGAGATGACAGAGGTAATCGGTGCTGACGCCTGTCCCACACCCAGCATCGAGAATGCGCAATGAAGCAATTTCGTTGGTATGCGATGGCACTGCGCCATGCACAGCTGCCGCAACGCTTTCGTAACACCAACGCCAGTTGTAGCCAGGAGGAGGTCCGTCTTGAAGAGGATCCCCCGGGTATGGGAACCGGTCATAAAAGTCACTCACCACAGGGGTGGCGGCATCCGAGGGCTTGGGGTTCATCGGCGCGTCGGTTTCCGATCTCATTTTGGTCTGAAGCATTTCAGGGTGGGCTTCAGAAACAGCTCTGAAACAAGACCCCCTGCAAACATTTGTTCATGCCTGTTCGGGAGCCTTCAGGACGAGCCGTAACCTGACCGAATCCGGCTTGCTCCCGTTCATGACCGTGACCGCCAGCAGCGGCAGCCCAAGGGTCTCCCCCCAGCTGTTCGACACCCTGCCGCTCTCCAGCGTTCGTCAGGCGGAACAACAGGACCGTTTTCCCGATGGGGGTGAACTCAATACGCTGATCACGTTCTTCCGCAGCGGCAATGACCGCCTGGAAGCGTCAAAGATCATTGCCAGCAACGCGGAAGCGATCGTTGCCCGCGCGGCGAACAGAATTTTTGTCGGAGGAACTCCGCTTTCGTTCCTTGAAGCGCCTCTCAGCACAGGCGAGGTGGCTCGAGTTGTCGATGCAGCCCCGCTTGCTGCTGACCAAGCCGCTTTCGAACAATCCGTGCGCACGTTCACGGGCGACAGCGGCATCACCAAGCGAGGCAATTTCTTCACTCGGCTGCTTGATGTAGCCGGTGGCGATGCCGATGTACGAGTCGTCCTGCCCACGGGATTCACCGCCATCAGCGTGGCCAAGTACGGGCCGGCATTCATGCGCAAATCAGTGCGCGACTTGGGTTGGTTTCTTCGCTACGTGGGCTACGCATTGGTAGCCGGTGACCCAAGCATTCTTGCGGTGAACACGCGCGGACTGCGCGACATTCTTCTCAAAAATTGTTCTCTGAGCGCCACCAATGTGGCCCTCCAAGAAATGCGAGGGGCCTGTGCGGAGCTACTTCGGGAGCGCCCAGAGGCCCGCCGCCTCACCATCGACTGCTTCAACGTGCTCCTGAAGGAGCTTGCCGTTGCGACGCCTTCCACGAAACAAAAGCGTGGCAGCCGCGTCAGCCAAGGGCTTCAGCTTCCAGCGATCTACGCCCTGGCATCCGAAACAGCACAGCGTTTCGAAATGCGTCCGGGCCTGTCCGGAGCGGAGAAAGCTGAAATCATCCGAGCCGCTTATCGACAAGTCTTCGAGCGCGACATCGCCAAGGGCTATTCCCAGACCCCATGTCGTTCAGAAGCAAGCCAGCTAGTGCAGGGCAAGATTTCCATGCGGGAATTCATCCGCGCCCTAGGCCGCAGCAAGGAATACCGGAACCAGTTTTACGGACCCTTCGTGAACAGCCGAGTTGTGGAACTGGCCTACCGCCATTTCCTCGGACGCGGCGTCAGTTCGCTCGAGGAATTCCGCAAAGCATTTTCGATCGTCAGCGAGCAGGGCCTGAACGGTCTGATTGATGTGATCGTGAACAGCAGCGAATATGCACAGACCTTCGGTGAGGAGACTGTTCCATACCTCCGCGACCTGGGTGAAGAGGCACAGGAAAGTGCTGGCTGGGGTTCAAACCGTCGTTTGTTCCGCTTCAGTGCGCCGTTTGAGGGAGCACCTCAATACGTGACGCTTTATGCCTCCTACCGGCAGCCTCTCGCTGATCAGCATGTTTACGGCGGCGGCAATGATCCTGTAGGGAACCAATACGGAGCGATTTTCCCTTCGGACACTGCTTCAGTGGCGACACGTCCTGCACCCTTCAGCTACGACACCCGCCGCCTGCTGGTGAGCAATGGCATGGCGCAACCTGGACAGATGGACAGTCCTCAGTTCCGAGGCAGTCGTCCGCGCAAGGTTGGACCGAGAGTCGTTCGACTCCAGCAAATCTCCACTGGCGGTTCAGCCGTTCCGAGCCGCGGCGGTCAGCCCAGCATTCGCAACACCGAATCCTCAACCCAGGCGGTAATCAAAGCCGTTTACATCCAGGTGCTCGGCAACTCTGGCTACGAAGGAGAACGCCTCAACTCCCAGGAAGCCCGTCTTGAAAACGGTGACATCAGCCTCCGCGACTTCATCCGCGGCGTGGCTCGCTCGGATGCCTTCCGCCGTCGCTACTGGGAAGGCCTTTACATCGCCAAATCCATCGAAGTGATGCACCGCCGTCTGCTGGGCAGGCCCACCTTCGGTCGCTGGGAGATCGATGCGCTCTTCGACACTGCAGCTCGCCGTGGTTTTTACGGTCTGGTCGACGCCCTAATCGACAGCAAGGACTACGGAGATTGCTTCGGTGAAGACACCGTGCCGTACGAGCGCTTCATTACGCCGAAAGACCTGACCACTCGTCGTGCTCCCGGATTACGCAGAGCTTTGGATCCCTCGATCGGGGCCAGAGTCAACGTGTCGCTGACTCCACGGCCCGAAGCCATTCGCCGCGAAGCATTCCGCACGACCGGTGACGTCACCAAGAGAAATATCGCTGATCAGAGTCGACGCAGCGGCTCCGTCGGAAAGTGGACAGCCGACATCAGCGGGTTCACCCCGCCGGAACAGCTGGCCGCTTTCATGCTGCGGCGCTCATCCGGCTCCGCAACATCGCTCAACCAGGTGCCCCGCTCGTCCCAGTCCAACCGTGGGCAAGCTGGGATTCAGGCGGCACTCCCTCTCGGCGATGCCAGTGGTTACAAGCGACGCGAGGGGCTTCCCACCCAGGCATCCCTCGCAAGGGTGTCCAGTGAGTCCGAACTGAGAGAGATCCTTGATGCGACTTACCGCCAGTTGTTGAATCGCGTGCCACTGGAAACAGAGCGCCTGATCACAGCGGAGTCAATGCTCAGAGATGGGCAGATTGATCTCGATGGCTTCGTCGAATCAGTTGCTCTGAGCGAGACCTTCCAAGATCGACTCTCACGGATGGCACCGCTTCGCGCTGCAACCGCTGCAAGCATCGCTCTTCTTGGCAGAGCCTCAACTCCACAGGAGACAAGCCGCTTTCTCCAGGTCAGAGCAGCCTGTGGACAACCCACTGCCGTGCGCAATCTGCTCGAACTTCGAGTCGAGATCGGCTCTGAACCGTCGGATGTGCCGGGGCTCAGCACGCTGAGCTCGCGCAGTGGTGTGCCC
Above is a window of Synechococcus sp. BIOS-U3-1 DNA encoding:
- a CDS encoding phycobilisome rod-core linker polypeptide, whose product is MTVTASSGSPRVSPQLFDTLPLSSVRQAEQQDRFPDGGELNTLITFFRSGNDRLEASKIIASNAEAIVARAANRIFVGGTPLSFLEAPLSTGEVARVVDAAPLAADQAAFEQSVRTFTGDSGITKRGNFFTRLLDVAGGDADVRVVLPTGFTAISVAKYGPAFMRKSVRDLGWFLRYVGYALVAGDPSILAVNTRGLRDILLKNCSLSATNVALQEMRGACAELLRERPEARRLTIDCFNVLLKELAVATPSTKQKRGSRVSQGLQLPAIYALASETAQRFEMRPGLSGAEKAEIIRAAYRQVFERDIAKGYSQTPCRSEASQLVQGKISMREFIRALGRSKEYRNQFYGPFVNSRVVELAYRHFLGRGVSSLEEFRKAFSIVSEQGLNGLIDVIVNSSEYAQTFGEETVPYLRDLGEEAQESAGWGSNRRLFRFSAPFEGAPQYVTLYASYRQPLADQHVYGGGNDPVGNQYGAIFPSDTASVATRPAPFSYDTRRLLVSNGMAQPGQMDSPQFRGSRPRKVGPRVVRLQQISTGGSAVPSRGGQPSIRNTESSTQAVIKAVYIQVLGNSGYEGERLNSQEARLENGDISLRDFIRGVARSDAFRRRYWEGLYIAKSIEVMHRRLLGRPTFGRWEIDALFDTAARRGFYGLVDALIDSKDYGDCFGEDTVPYERFITPKDLTTRRAPGLRRALDPSIGARVNVSLTPRPEAIRREAFRTTGDVTKRNIADQSRRSGSVGKWTADISGFTPPEQLAAFMLRRSSGSATSLNQVPRSSQSNRGQAGIQAALPLGDASGYKRREGLPTQASLARVSSESELREILDATYRQLLNRVPLETERLITAESMLRDGQIDLDGFVESVALSETFQDRLSRMAPLRAATAASIALLGRASTPQETSRFLQVRAACGQPTAVRNLLELRVEIGSEPSDVPGLSTLSSRSGVPQSTITRTASLYGGNAGLTPRPDEAL